The genomic window CCCCGAAATATTTTCAATGACCGGTGTAATCTCGCCTGCTTTATGGTGGGCTGATTATAAGATTCTGGATGAAATAGAAAAATCGCCAAAGAAAAAGATTAAACTATATCTTGATATGGGAACAAAAGAAGGAAAAACACTGGAAAGTTTTAATTCTGCTATTATGGATGTAAGAAAAATGCGTGATATTTTAATTAAAAAGGGGTTTGTTTTGGGAAAAGATTTTGAATATTTTGAAGACGAAGAAGCGGTTCATAATGAATCTGCATGGGCAAAAAGAGTTTCTGAACCTATTCTATTCTTTTTTGGTAAATAATTATGATTAGTATCGTTGACTATGGAATGGGAAATTTAAGAAGCG from Elusimicrobiota bacterium includes these protein-coding regions:
- a CDS encoding alpha/beta hydrolase; the encoded protein is PEIFSMTGVISPALWWADYKILDEIEKSPKKKIKLYLDMGTKEGKTLESFNSAIMDVRKMRDILIKKGFVLGKDFEYFEDEEAVHNESAWAKRVSEPILFFFGK